A region from the Prochlorococcus sp. MIT 0603 genome encodes:
- a CDS encoding CYTH domain-containing protein — MGLEIERRFIVQGNAWKELSTEVKAFHQGYFSTSFEEWIVRLRIINEKHSEITLKARATEMINHEFEYPIPIKDALYMWDLISNKIKKKRHILNFEQGKWVVDCFEGKNFPLVLAEVELNSEKEKITKPSWCSHEITGVKSFSNAALAKSPITEWSITERQRFNLQ; from the coding sequence ATGGGTCTTGAAATCGAGCGTCGCTTTATTGTCCAAGGGAATGCATGGAAAGAATTGTCAACTGAAGTCAAAGCATTCCACCAAGGTTATTTCTCAACAAGTTTTGAAGAGTGGATCGTTAGACTTAGAATAATTAATGAAAAACACTCTGAAATCACACTGAAAGCTCGGGCAACTGAAATGATAAATCATGAATTCGAATATCCCATCCCTATAAAAGATGCTCTATACATGTGGGATCTAATCTCCAATAAAATTAAAAAAAAGCGACATATTCTCAATTTTGAACAAGGCAAATGGGTTGTTGATTGTTTTGAGGGTAAAAATTTCCCTCTTGTACTAGCAGAAGTAGAATTAAATTCAGAAAAAGAAAAGATTACAAAGCCAAGTTGGTGTAGTCATGAAATAACTGGAGTAAAGTCATTCAGCAATGCAGCACTCGCTAAATCACCAATCACTGAATGGTCTATAACAGAACGTCAACGTTTCAATCTTCAATAA
- the ndhI gene encoding NAD(P)H-quinone oxidoreductase subunit I has translation MGTFFQKITEYSENAVSAGKYLLQGLAVTFDHMRRRPITVQYPYEKLIPSERYRGRIHYEFDKCIACEVCVRVCPINLPVVDWVMNKETKKKELRNYSIDFGVCIFCGNCVEYCPTNCLSMTEEYELAAFDRHSLNFDNVALGRLPTNVTSDPSVRPLRELGYLPVDIMDPHELPNDASRAGNLPSELIDLIKNKKLAQSKTEGSNINADESTLDQE, from the coding sequence ATGGGTACCTTTTTTCAAAAAATAACTGAATACAGTGAAAATGCTGTAAGTGCAGGTAAATATCTATTGCAAGGTTTAGCAGTTACATTTGATCATATGCGTAGAAGACCTATAACAGTGCAATACCCATATGAAAAATTAATACCTTCGGAACGATATAGAGGCAGGATTCATTATGAATTTGATAAATGTATAGCTTGTGAAGTTTGTGTAAGAGTGTGCCCAATTAATTTACCTGTAGTTGATTGGGTAATGAATAAAGAAACCAAAAAGAAAGAGCTTCGCAATTACTCAATAGATTTTGGTGTTTGTATTTTCTGTGGAAATTGTGTTGAATATTGCCCTACTAATTGTCTTTCAATGACAGAAGAATATGAGCTTGCAGCTTTTGATAGGCATAGTCTTAATTTTGATAATGTAGCACTTGGAAGACTTCCCACAAATGTAACTTCAGATCCATCAGTCAGGCCATTAAGAGAACTAGGTTATTTACCTGTAGACATTATGGACCCTCATGAATTGCCTAACGATGCATCTAGAGCTGGCAACTTACCTTCAGAATTAATTGATTTAATCAAAAACAAAAAGTTAGCCCAAAGTAAAACTGAAGGATCAAATATCAATGCAGATGAATCTACTTTAGATCAGGAATAA
- the nuoH gene encoding NADH-quinone oxidoreductase subunit NuoH, with translation MNEGLNLEESFSNLLEGIGFSSSISHLLWLPLPMLLVLTVALIGVLVTVWLERKISAAAQQRIGPEYAGALGILQPMADGLKLLVKEDVIPQKADGLLFTLGPVLVLIPVILSWLIIPFGQNLLISNVGIGIFLWIALSSIQPIGLLMSGYASNNKYSLLGGLRAAAQSISYEIPLALAVLAVVMMSNSLSTIDIVNQQNSIGFLSWNIWRQPVGFLIFWICALAECERLPFDLPEAEEELVAGYQTEYAGMKFALFYLGSYINLVLSSLLVSVLYLGGWGFPIPVEWIANILDQPINASVIQIITASLGIVMTVFKTYLLVFVAILLRWTTPRVRIDQLLDLGWKFLLPISLVNLLFTAALKLAFPIAFGG, from the coding sequence GTGAACGAAGGTTTAAACCTTGAGGAAAGCTTCAGCAATCTTTTAGAAGGTATAGGTTTCTCATCAAGCATTTCTCACCTTCTTTGGCTGCCACTGCCAATGCTTTTGGTGTTAACAGTGGCTTTAATAGGTGTCCTAGTGACTGTATGGCTGGAAAGGAAAATATCGGCAGCAGCACAACAAAGAATCGGACCAGAATATGCTGGGGCATTAGGAATTTTACAACCTATGGCCGACGGCTTAAAACTTCTTGTCAAGGAAGATGTTATACCTCAAAAAGCTGATGGTTTACTTTTTACACTTGGACCTGTTTTAGTTTTAATTCCAGTAATTTTATCTTGGTTAATCATCCCATTTGGCCAGAATTTGTTGATCAGCAATGTAGGAATAGGAATTTTCTTATGGATTGCCTTAAGTAGTATTCAACCAATTGGATTATTAATGAGTGGATATGCATCCAATAACAAATATTCACTCCTTGGTGGCCTTAGGGCAGCAGCACAATCAATCAGTTACGAGATACCACTTGCTTTAGCTGTTCTAGCAGTAGTCATGATGAGCAATTCATTGAGCACAATTGATATTGTCAATCAACAAAATAGTATTGGTTTCCTTAGCTGGAATATATGGCGACAACCTGTTGGGTTTCTGATTTTTTGGATATGTGCTCTTGCCGAATGTGAAAGACTCCCCTTTGATCTGCCTGAAGCAGAAGAAGAACTGGTTGCTGGATATCAAACTGAATATGCAGGAATGAAATTCGCCTTATTTTATTTAGGGAGTTATATCAATTTAGTTTTATCGTCTTTGTTGGTATCTGTTCTATATCTAGGTGGCTGGGGATTCCCTATCCCAGTTGAATGGATAGCCAATATTTTAGATCAACCTATCAATGCCTCGGTGATTCAAATCATTACTGCCTCTTTAGGCATAGTGATGACAGTGTTCAAGACTTACCTTTTAGTATTCGTAGCAATATTACTTAGGTGGACAACTCCTAGAGTCCGAATTGATCAATTACTTGACCTTGGATGGAAATTTTTACTACCAATTTCTCTAGTCAATTTACTATTTACTGCAGCTCTAAAGCTTGCATTTCCAATAGCCTTTGGTGGTTGA
- a CDS encoding nucleotidyltransferase family protein has translation MKAMILAAGKGTRVQPITHVVPKPMIPIIQKPVMEFLLELLKEHGFKEIMVNVSHLAEEIENYFRDGQRFGVEIAYSFEGRIEDGELVGDALGSAGGLKKIQDFQQFFDDTFVVLCGDALIDLDLTEAVKRHKQKGALATLITKSVPKDQVTSYGVVVTDDQDRVKAFQEKPSIDSALSNKINTGIYLFEPEIFEYIPSNKPFDIGSDLFPKLVEEGAPFFALSMDFEWVDIGKVPDYWKAIRNVLLGEVRQVDIPGKEVRPGIFTGLNVAANWDKINVKGPIYVGGMTRIEDGATIIGPSMIGPSCCICEGATIDNSIIFDYSRIGPGVQLLEKLVFGRYCVDKNGDHFDLQEAALDWLITDSRRQDLGEPSPQQKAMAELLGTDLIGSAS, from the coding sequence ATGAAGGCGATGATTCTAGCTGCAGGTAAAGGGACCCGTGTTCAACCTATTACCCATGTAGTTCCTAAACCAATGATTCCAATCATTCAGAAGCCTGTAATGGAATTTTTGTTGGAACTTTTGAAGGAACATGGTTTTAAAGAAATAATGGTGAATGTTTCTCACTTAGCAGAAGAAATAGAGAATTATTTCAGAGATGGACAAAGGTTTGGAGTAGAGATTGCTTATAGCTTTGAGGGGCGAATAGAAGATGGTGAGCTTGTTGGAGATGCCCTTGGCTCAGCGGGAGGGCTGAAAAAAATTCAAGATTTCCAACAGTTTTTTGATGATACTTTTGTTGTCCTTTGTGGAGATGCCTTAATAGATTTAGATCTTACTGAAGCAGTCAAACGGCATAAGCAGAAAGGAGCTTTAGCTACTCTGATTACAAAATCTGTCCCTAAGGATCAAGTAACTAGTTATGGTGTTGTGGTTACTGATGATCAAGATAGGGTAAAAGCTTTTCAAGAAAAACCTTCGATAGATTCAGCTCTTAGTAATAAGATTAATACAGGGATATACTTGTTTGAACCTGAGATTTTTGAATATATACCTTCCAATAAGCCGTTTGATATTGGATCAGATCTTTTCCCTAAATTAGTTGAAGAAGGGGCACCGTTTTTTGCATTATCTATGGACTTTGAATGGGTTGATATAGGTAAAGTTCCTGATTATTGGAAAGCAATTCGTAATGTTTTGTTGGGTGAAGTACGTCAAGTAGATATTCCAGGTAAAGAAGTAAGGCCAGGCATATTTACTGGCTTAAATGTTGCTGCGAATTGGGATAAAATTAATGTTAAAGGACCCATTTATGTGGGTGGAATGACACGTATAGAAGATGGGGCAACAATTATTGGACCTTCGATGATTGGACCAAGTTGTTGTATTTGTGAAGGAGCAACTATAGATAATTCAATTATTTTTGATTATTCTCGTATAGGTCCTGGAGTTCAACTATTAGAAAAGTTAGTTTTTGGTAGGTATTGCGTTGATAAAAATGGTGATCATTTTGATTTGCAGGAAGCTGCTCTTGATTGGTTGATTACAGATTCACGAAGGCAAGATTTAGGTGAACCATCACCTCAGCAAAAGGCTATGGCGGAGTTATTAGGGACAGATCTTATAGGCTCGGCAAGTTGA
- the nuoK gene encoding NADH-quinone oxidoreductase subunit NuoK yields MFNLKEPIPLEAYLLVGSMLFCIGVWGLINSRNAVRVLMSIELMLNAVNINLMAFSSYIDGNLIRGQVFTVFVITVAAAEAAVGLAILLSLYRNRTTVDMESFNLLKW; encoded by the coding sequence ATGTTCAATTTAAAAGAGCCAATACCTTTGGAGGCTTATTTATTGGTAGGTTCAATGCTTTTTTGCATAGGTGTTTGGGGCCTAATTAATAGCAGGAATGCAGTGCGCGTATTAATGAGCATTGAGCTAATGCTCAATGCTGTTAATATAAATTTAATGGCATTCTCCTCCTATATTGATGGTAATCTAATTAGAGGCCAAGTGTTCACTGTCTTCGTAATTACAGTTGCAGCAGCGGAAGCTGCTGTTGGACTAGCAATACTACTATCTCTATATCGCAATAGAACAACTGTAGATATGGAAAGCTTTAATCTCCTTAAATGGTAA
- a CDS encoding NAD(P)H-quinone oxidoreductase subunit 4, producing the protein MIPGQVPEPIQADFPWLSLSILFPIGCSLLVPFIPDEGDGKQVRWYALAIALITFLITVAAYLKGYDPSQEGLQLSERVSWLPDLGLTWSVGADGLSMPLILLTSFITALAVLAAWPVSFKPKLFFFLILAMDGGQIAVFAVQDMLLFFLAWELELLPVYLLLAIWGGKKRQYAATKFIIYTAGSSLFILLAGLAMGFFGGGSPNFEFTHLANQNFGTSFQLLCYGGLLIAFGVKLPIVPLHTWLPDAHGEATAPVHMLLAGILLKMGGYALLRFNAQLLPDAHAQFAPLLIVLGVVNIIYAALTSFAQRNLKRKIAYSSISHMGFVLIGIGSFSSLGTSGAMLQMISHGLIGASLFFLVGATYDRTHTLQLDEMGGVGQKMRIMFALWTVCSLASLALPGMSGFVSELMVFAGFVTDEAYTLPFRIVIAGLAAIGVILTPIYLLSMLREIFFGKENVDLLAKRELVDAEPREIYIIGSLLVPIIGIGLYPRIMTETYTASIDGLVARDKLAIERILMSDEVSSGKVEFSQPSSQAPKLTIYNSGS; encoded by the coding sequence AGCCTATCCAGGCTGATTTCCCTTGGTTAAGTTTGTCTATTCTATTCCCAATTGGTTGTTCGCTTTTAGTGCCTTTCATACCCGATGAGGGAGATGGCAAACAAGTGAGGTGGTATGCATTAGCAATAGCCTTAATAACATTTTTAATTACAGTTGCTGCTTACTTAAAGGGTTACGACCCTTCCCAAGAAGGTTTACAGCTTTCAGAAAGAGTTTCTTGGTTGCCTGATTTAGGACTGACCTGGTCTGTTGGTGCAGATGGTCTTTCTATGCCTCTTATTCTTTTAACGAGCTTTATTACAGCATTAGCTGTTCTTGCAGCATGGCCTGTGAGTTTCAAACCAAAGCTATTTTTCTTTTTGATCTTGGCAATGGATGGGGGGCAGATAGCAGTTTTTGCAGTTCAAGATATGCTTCTTTTCTTTTTGGCTTGGGAATTAGAGCTTTTGCCAGTTTATTTATTATTAGCTATATGGGGAGGTAAAAAACGACAATATGCGGCTACAAAATTCATCATTTATACAGCAGGAAGCTCTTTATTTATTCTCCTTGCAGGTTTAGCAATGGGCTTTTTTGGAGGGGGTTCTCCAAATTTTGAATTTACACATTTAGCTAATCAGAATTTTGGGACTAGTTTTCAATTGCTCTGTTATGGAGGATTACTGATTGCCTTTGGAGTCAAGTTACCAATAGTCCCTTTACATACTTGGCTGCCTGATGCTCATGGAGAAGCCACAGCTCCCGTTCATATGCTTCTTGCTGGAATTTTGTTAAAGATGGGTGGATATGCGCTTTTAAGATTTAATGCTCAATTGCTTCCTGATGCTCATGCACAATTTGCTCCCTTGTTAATTGTTCTTGGTGTTGTAAATATTATTTATGCTGCGCTTACTTCCTTTGCCCAAAGAAACTTAAAAAGAAAAATTGCGTATAGCTCAATAAGTCATATGGGCTTTGTGCTTATTGGAATAGGGAGTTTTAGTTCTTTAGGAACTAGTGGCGCAATGCTTCAAATGATTAGCCACGGATTGATAGGTGCCAGTCTCTTTTTCTTGGTTGGCGCAACTTATGATCGTACACATACTCTTCAACTTGATGAAATGGGGGGTGTTGGCCAAAAAATGCGAATTATGTTCGCACTTTGGACTGTTTGCTCATTAGCTTCTTTAGCTCTCCCTGGAATGAGTGGATTTGTTTCTGAATTAATGGTTTTTGCTGGTTTTGTAACGGATGAAGCGTATACCTTGCCTTTTAGAATTGTGATAGCAGGGCTTGCAGCGATTGGAGTAATCCTCACCCCTATTTATTTACTTTCTATGCTTAGGGAAATCTTCTTTGGAAAAGAAAATGTTGATCTACTTGCTAAAAGAGAGCTTGTAGATGCTGAGCCAAGAGAGATTTATATCATTGGCAGTCTTCTTGTCCCGATAATAGGTATTGGCTTGTATCCCAGAATTATGACTGAGACGTATACAGCTTCTATAGATGGATTAGTCGCGAGAGATAAGCTTGCTATAGAAAGGATTCTTATGTCTGATGAAGTAAGTTCTGGGAAGGTTGAGTTTTCACAACCTTCTAGTCAGGCTCCTAAATTAACTATTTATAATTCTGGAAGTTAG
- a CDS encoding NAD(+) kinase, which translates to MKLNLVWIIYKSNSKSAEKEASFCSDQLQSLGIKVVSAQSGIEANTFPDLLEQSLILPDLALVLGGDGTVLGAARYLASHHIPILSFNVGGNLGFLTHDRQILKSKSLWKRIKNDHFAIERRMMLQGSLGSHKSINPQIVKGNIFWALNDIYFRAYRDEISPTCTLEVEIDGESVDIYKGDGLIVSTPTGSTAYAMATGGPILHPGIEAIIVSAICPMSLSSRPIVVPAGSNLTIKPIGVKKGRVKVWQDGVGSALIEEGQYCSIQKARHLAQMVILEQSPSYFRTLTKKLHWAGSLANVNTNPTN; encoded by the coding sequence ATGAAACTAAATTTAGTTTGGATTATATATAAGTCAAATAGTAAATCAGCAGAAAAAGAAGCATCATTTTGTTCTGATCAACTTCAATCATTAGGGATTAAAGTAGTCTCTGCCCAAAGTGGTATTGAAGCAAATACTTTTCCCGATCTTTTAGAACAATCACTAATTTTACCTGATTTAGCTTTAGTTTTAGGGGGTGATGGAACCGTTCTTGGGGCGGCAAGATATCTTGCAAGTCATCACATACCTATTTTAAGTTTTAATGTTGGGGGCAATCTTGGTTTTCTTACACATGATCGGCAAATTTTAAAAAGTAAAAGTTTATGGAAAAGAATTAAAAATGATCATTTTGCTATAGAGAGGAGAATGATGCTTCAAGGTAGTTTGGGTAGTCATAAATCAATTAATCCTCAAATAGTAAAAGGAAATATCTTCTGGGCATTAAATGACATTTACTTTCGTGCATACCGTGATGAAATTTCACCAACATGTACTCTTGAAGTTGAAATAGATGGTGAATCTGTAGATATTTATAAAGGTGATGGTCTAATTGTATCTACTCCTACTGGTTCAACCGCATATGCAATGGCAACTGGAGGGCCAATACTGCACCCTGGAATTGAAGCAATAATTGTTAGCGCAATATGTCCAATGAGTCTATCCAGTCGACCCATTGTTGTGCCTGCAGGTTCAAATCTGACTATTAAACCTATCGGGGTCAAAAAAGGTAGGGTGAAAGTTTGGCAGGATGGTGTGGGAAGTGCTCTCATTGAAGAAGGACAATATTGCTCAATTCAAAAAGCTAGACATCTTGCTCAAATGGTAATTCTCGAACAAAGTCCTTCCTATTTCAGAACCCTCACAAAAAAGCTTCATTGGGCAGGCAGCTTGGCAAATGTAAACACGAATCCTACTAATTAG
- a CDS encoding citrate synthase: MEHESIENLENKSTAILRPGLEGVPVAQSAICDINGTKGELKYRGYPIAELAAKSSFLETTYLLIWGELPSSQELRDFENAIQMHRRLSFRVRDMMKCFPATGHPMDALQSSAASLGLFYSRRAIDDPEYIYDAVVRLIAKIPTMVAAFQLIRKGQDPIQPRDDLPYSANFLYMLTEREPDPLAARVFDRCLILHAEHSLNASTFSARVTASTLTDPYAVIASAVGTLAGPLHGGANEDVIAMLKEINSPDQAKSFLTNAINQKSKIMGFGHREYKVKDPRATLLQSFAEDLFARFGKDEMYDIAKAVEEQASPLLGPKGIYPNVDFYSGLVYRKLGIPRDLYTPIFAISRVAGWLAHWREQLSTNRIFRPTQIYTGEKTRTWKPLEERTTK; encoded by the coding sequence TTGGAGCATGAATCTATAGAAAACCTCGAAAATAAAAGCACAGCAATCTTAAGACCTGGACTTGAAGGAGTGCCAGTTGCTCAGTCTGCCATTTGTGATATCAATGGAACTAAAGGGGAGCTGAAATACAGAGGATATCCAATCGCAGAGTTAGCAGCCAAAAGCAGCTTCTTAGAAACAACTTATCTGCTTATCTGGGGAGAACTACCAAGCTCTCAAGAATTAAGGGACTTCGAAAATGCAATACAAATGCATCGCAGATTAAGTTTCAGAGTGAGGGATATGATGAAATGCTTTCCAGCGACTGGGCATCCTATGGATGCACTTCAATCAAGCGCTGCATCTTTAGGTTTATTTTACTCAAGAAGGGCAATTGATGATCCTGAATATATCTACGACGCAGTAGTTAGGTTAATTGCAAAAATCCCTACAATGGTTGCAGCATTTCAACTAATTAGGAAAGGGCAAGATCCAATACAACCAAGAGACGATCTACCCTATTCAGCAAATTTTCTTTATATGCTCACTGAACGCGAACCAGATCCTCTAGCAGCAAGGGTTTTTGATAGATGTTTAATTCTTCATGCAGAGCACAGCTTGAATGCAAGCACATTTAGTGCTCGAGTAACGGCAAGCACACTCACAGATCCATACGCAGTCATTGCATCAGCAGTTGGAACACTCGCAGGTCCATTACATGGAGGGGCAAACGAAGATGTTATCGCAATGCTAAAAGAAATTAATTCACCAGATCAAGCAAAGTCATTTTTGACAAATGCTATAAACCAAAAAAGTAAAATCATGGGCTTTGGTCATAGAGAATATAAAGTCAAAGACCCCAGGGCTACTCTCTTGCAAAGTTTTGCAGAAGATTTATTTGCAAGATTTGGTAAAGACGAAATGTATGACATTGCAAAAGCTGTAGAAGAACAAGCTTCTCCCTTACTAGGGCCAAAAGGTATTTATCCAAATGTTGACTTTTATTCAGGTCTTGTTTATCGAAAACTAGGGATACCAAGAGATTTATACACACCTATTTTTGCTATTTCAAGAGTAGCTGGATGGCTTGCTCATTGGCGAGAACAGTTGAGTACTAATCGCATTTTCAGGCCAACCCAAATTTATACAGGTGAGAAAACTAGAACTTGGAAACCATTAGAGGAGCGAACAACGAAGTAA
- a CDS encoding methylenetetrahydrofolate reductase — protein MNSILQKSLASSDITITAEVMPPRGGDISKTLAAAENLNGFVHSVNVTDGSRAIMRMSSLAVCKLLLENNIEPILQIACRDKNRIGIQAEILGAHALGIRNLLCLTGDPVRAGDQPNARPVHDYESVKLLKQVAAFNKGEDPVSGLLPNGPTELFPGAAADPNSTNANSLRKRLERKKLAGARFVQTQMIMDARNLEQFCKEISDPLELPVLAGVFLLKSAKNAEFINKVVPGACIPTSIVNRLANAKDPSLEGIQIAAEQVRRFTGIAKGVHIMAIKAEHHIPAILNQAKINLPSL, from the coding sequence TTGAATTCCATTCTTCAAAAATCTCTTGCATCTAGTGACATTACAATCACTGCTGAAGTCATGCCTCCAAGAGGAGGAGATATCTCTAAAACCCTTGCTGCTGCTGAAAATCTGAACGGGTTCGTACATTCAGTCAATGTTACTGATGGGAGCAGAGCAATAATGAGAATGAGTAGTCTTGCGGTTTGTAAATTACTACTAGAAAACAACATAGAGCCTATCCTTCAAATAGCATGCAGGGATAAAAATCGTATTGGAATACAAGCAGAAATCCTTGGAGCACATGCACTTGGAATTAGAAATCTACTATGTCTTACTGGCGATCCAGTCCGGGCAGGAGATCAACCAAATGCAAGGCCAGTGCACGATTATGAATCGGTAAAACTTCTCAAACAAGTTGCTGCATTCAATAAAGGCGAAGACCCTGTTTCTGGATTGCTACCTAATGGACCAACTGAATTATTCCCTGGTGCAGCTGCAGACCCTAATTCAACAAATGCAAATAGCTTAAGAAAAAGATTAGAAAGGAAGAAACTTGCAGGAGCTCGCTTCGTCCAAACTCAGATGATTATGGACGCTAGAAATCTAGAGCAATTCTGCAAAGAAATTTCAGATCCACTTGAGTTACCTGTTTTAGCAGGTGTCTTCTTACTGAAATCTGCCAAGAATGCTGAATTTATAAACAAGGTAGTGCCAGGTGCATGCATTCCAACTTCTATAGTAAATAGACTTGCAAATGCTAAAGACCCTTCTTTGGAAGGTATACAAATAGCCGCTGAACAAGTCAGAAGATTTACTGGGATAGCAAAAGGAGTACATATTATGGCAATAAAAGCAGAGCATCACATACCTGCCATACTCAATCAAGCGAAAATCAACTTGCCGAGCCTATAA
- a CDS encoding NADH-quinone oxidoreductase subunit J has product MSIASVTEQICFLILSSIIISGSLGVVLIENIVYSAFLLGGVFMSVAGLYLLLNASFVAAAQVLVYVGAVNVLILFAIMLVNKREELQPIKGLRVRKFFSGAVCAGLLVLLFRVDLTTNWSTPGPQAIGEEATERIGEHLFTDYLLPFELASVLLLMAMIGAIVLARRDVLSYKFSENDFNNKEVIANTSGGSLIDQSED; this is encoded by the coding sequence ATGAGTATTGCAAGTGTTACTGAACAGATTTGCTTCTTAATTTTATCAAGCATTATTATTAGCGGAAGTCTAGGAGTTGTTTTGATAGAAAATATTGTTTATTCCGCTTTTTTACTTGGTGGCGTTTTTATGTCTGTCGCAGGTTTATACCTTTTATTAAATGCAAGTTTTGTTGCTGCTGCTCAAGTTCTTGTCTATGTAGGAGCAGTCAATGTTTTAATTCTTTTTGCAATAATGCTAGTTAATAAACGTGAAGAACTTCAACCAATCAAAGGTTTAAGAGTAAGGAAATTCTTTTCTGGAGCAGTATGTGCAGGACTACTTGTACTTTTATTTAGAGTAGATTTAACTACAAATTGGTCAACACCAGGTCCTCAGGCTATAGGAGAAGAGGCAACAGAAAGAATTGGCGAGCATCTCTTTACTGATTATCTTCTGCCTTTTGAATTGGCATCTGTACTTTTGTTGATGGCAATGATTGGAGCAATAGTTTTAGCCCGGAGAGATGTTTTATCTTATAAATTTAGTGAAAATGATTTTAACAATAAAGAAGTTATTGCAAATACAAGTGGTGGTAGCTTAATTGATCAATCTGAAGATTGA
- the pedR gene encoding photosynthetic electron transport-dependent transcriptional regulator PedR gives MFSGDFSNSVQMSLSAREMEIIELVADGLTNQEIAQKLTISKRTVDNHVSNMFTKTGSKNRVALLNWAMDHGKICRDGFNCCSLPDETEDSSTDT, from the coding sequence ATGTTTTCAGGAGATTTCTCCAATTCGGTTCAAATGTCCCTTTCGGCAAGAGAGATGGAGATTATTGAACTAGTTGCTGACGGGCTAACTAATCAAGAGATAGCTCAAAAGTTAACCATTAGTAAACGTACTGTAGATAATCATGTGAGCAATATGTTTACGAAAACTGGATCTAAGAATCGGGTTGCTCTTTTGAATTGGGCTATGGATCATGGGAAAATCTGTAGGGATGGTTTTAATTGTTGTTCTTTGCCAGATGAGACTGAGGATTCTTCGACTGATACTTAA
- a CDS encoding segregation/condensation protein A — MPVEGLENKSNAAGARLAIRLLQDAAENGDIDPWDIDVIPVIDGFLDQLRQRIDFSERVLSQSGGTFERDLADSSEAFLAASVLVGLKAEVLESDTFPIEDDLEESFEVSFAEQGWLDPRLDLPLKPEKHLYRRPVAPPPFRRAVSLGELIEQLESIAETIEADELNSRRRRREKRFSDKQIIEQVTSLAHREKLPETTAALGLFLNNWEQALHWVDFNFLVINWKDVACDDLDTDRVGVFWALLFLSSQGKIELTQEGFLYAPLKLRRILEPGMIAQLPINQLDVTASSPAAA, encoded by the coding sequence TTGCCTGTAGAGGGGCTTGAAAATAAATCCAATGCAGCAGGTGCTCGGCTTGCCATACGTTTACTGCAGGATGCTGCAGAGAATGGAGATATAGACCCTTGGGATATAGACGTAATTCCTGTAATAGATGGATTTTTAGATCAATTGCGTCAGAGAATTGATTTTTCTGAGAGAGTTTTATCTCAATCTGGTGGTACTTTTGAAAGGGATTTAGCTGATAGTAGTGAGGCTTTTCTAGCAGCTTCTGTGCTAGTTGGTTTGAAAGCAGAAGTTTTAGAATCTGACACTTTCCCTATTGAAGATGATCTTGAAGAATCTTTTGAAGTATCTTTTGCCGAACAAGGATGGCTGGATCCAAGACTCGATCTTCCTTTGAAGCCCGAGAAACATCTTTATCGCCGCCCAGTAGCCCCACCCCCTTTTAGAAGAGCTGTCTCTTTAGGAGAGCTTATAGAACAACTTGAGTCGATTGCTGAAACAATTGAGGCTGATGAGCTTAATAGTCGAAGAAGAAGAAGGGAAAAAAGATTTAGTGATAAACAAATTATTGAACAAGTGACATCTTTAGCTCATAGAGAGAAATTACCTGAGACTACTGCTGCTTTAGGTTTGTTTTTAAATAACTGGGAGCAGGCTTTGCATTGGGTAGATTTTAATTTCTTGGTAATAAATTGGAAGGATGTTGCATGTGATGATTTAGATACTGATCGAGTGGGTGTTTTTTGGGCTTTGTTATTTTTATCTTCACAAGGAAAAATAGAGCTGACTCAAGAAGGATTTTTATATGCACCATTAAAATTAAGAAGAATTCTAGAGCCAGGAATGATTGCTCAACTTCCTATAAATCAATTAGACGTGACAGCTTCTTCTCCCGCTGCAGCATGA